The DNA segment TTCCCCAACGTCATCCCCCGCGCCGTGCCCGATGGCACCCCGCCGCCCAAGGCCCTCGTCCGCATCCACATGATGCTGACGCCAGAGATCGACCCCAAGACGAACGGCCGGTTCGGCCAGGTCGACGTTCTGGCCGCCCCCGACGGCAAGCTGTACTACCGGGTCTTCGGCCGGGGCAAGGAAGAAGGCAAGCCCGAGCTGCGCACGGCCGCCCCGATCAAGACCGGCGAATGGGTGGACGCCTTCGGCGGCGGGGGCGCGGCGATGTCCATCGGTTTCCAGGTCGCCGAGTTCCTCCCCTCGGGCGTCGAGAAGCGGGTCTTCCGCCCGCTCCATCTGCTGGGCAACCAGATGGAAGAGGCTATCCCCGCCTGCCTCGTCGAGTTGACCGCCGACGGCAAGTCCGAGGAGATCTGGATCCAGCGCAGCGAGTCGTTGGAAGCTCCCGTCTACCGCCCGGTGAACGTCGGCAGCCGATCGTTCGAGATCGCCTATGACGTCGACCGCAAGCCGCTGGGCTTCGACGTGAAGCTGGAAGACTTCGAGGTCGGCTTCGAGCCGGGGACCGAGCAGGCCACCAAGTTCGTCAGCACGGTCAAGGTCGAAGACCCGGCGCACGGCGTCCGCGATCAGCAGCACGTCATCGCCATGAACGAGCCGATGACGCATCGCGGCCTGACGTTCTACCAGATGCGCTATTCACCGATCGTCGACCCGCGAACCAACCAGCGGACAGGCCAGTTCCAGTCAGTCTTCCAGGTGGGAAGCAACCCGGGCCGGCCGATCATCTACGCCGGCAGTTTGCTCATCGTCCTGGGGACGTTCCTCCAGTTCTACATGCGGGCCGGCGCCTTCAACTACCGCGCGAAGCACGAGAAGCTCGAAGCCGCGAGGAAGGCCGAAGAGGAAACCCTGTGAGCCCCGCCCGCCCAGTCGATCCTAACGCCAACCATTCCGGGAGACGCGCGATGAGACGATACGGCCGACTTCTCACCAGCCTGGCCCTCTGCGGCCTGCTCGGCGCGGCTTCCGCGGCCGAGCCGACCTCGGGCCCGCGCAAGCTTGGGACCGGCCCGGCCTACGACCGGCTCGGCCGGATCGCCGTCATGCACCAGGGTCGAATCAAACCCCTGGACACCGTGGCCCGCGAGGAGGTCAAGCAGGTCTTCGGCCGTGAGACGGTCAAGATCCTCGACGGCCGCAACGAGGTCGCCGAGACCTGGGCCCCCGTCTCCGCGTTCGTCGACTGGATGATCCGCCCCGAGTTCTGGGACTCGCAGCCGTTCATCCTCGTCGACTACCTCCCGCTGAAGCGGCAGATCCTGCTGGGCCCGATCCGCACCCAACTGGCCGCGATCGCGGCCCGCCCTGAGACGCCCGACGAGGACAAGAAGAAGCTCGTACTCCTCGGCGAAGACCAGGCCCTCGACGCCGCCGCCGTCATCGGCTTCCTCAAGTCGGCGAAGCTCGTGGAGGCCGACCGCAAGCTGCTGGAAGAGGTCGCCGCGAAGCTCTCCGAGGAGCACAAGTGGCTCTCCCCGACAGACTTCGACGACGCCAAGATCCGCCACGGCGAGCACGACGAATCGTTCATGCAGTGGGTGGCTCAGCTCGACGACCAGAAGCGAAAGTTCGACCGCGACCCGGCCCTCGCCGCGCGGCCGACGGAAGTCGAGCGTCGGGCGATTCAGGTCGGCCACCGGCTGGCGACCTATCGGGCGTACTCCGGCGAGGAGATTCAGAGCAACGCCCTCATCCGGATCATGCCCCGGCCTTTCGGGCCCGAGGCGTTCGCGTACTTCAAAACCGCGCTCGAAGACCTTCGGGCCAAGATGAAGGTCGACGAGAACCTCTCCGGCCGGTCGCTGCCGCCGGTCCAGTTCGACGTGATCAAGGCTCTGCAGACCTACTGGATGGACATCCCGGACACCGACCATCACGACCCAGGGTCGAACGCCGAGGCCGACAAGAAGTTCGCCTCCTGGCTCGCCGAGAGCTCGGTCTGGGTGCCGCTCAAGGTCTTGCTCCAGGCGGAGCCCACCGACCTGGCCGCGGCTGGCTACCCGGAGCAGCAGGCTCGCGCCTTCCTGGATGCCTACAAGGGCTTTGAAAAAGCCGAGAACGAGAAGCCCGGAGAGATCGCCGTCGAACCGGCCGAGGCGCTGCTGACAGCGTCGCGCTCTCTGGGCGAGGCCGTCAATCCGCAGTTCTACCCGTCGGCCGCGGCCATCGATCGCGAGTCCCGATTCAACGCGGTCAACCCGTTCTATCAGGCCCCCTTCGCCTACGGGACAGCCCTGGCGCTGCTGGCGATCGCCCTGGGCTTCTCCGGCGGCCGAGTGGCCGAGATGAGCACGATCGGCAAGGCGATCCGAGGGGTCGGGATGCTCGCCCTGCTGACGGGGATCGCGTGGGAATGCTACGGGTTCTACCTCCGGATCTCGATCTCGGGCTGGGCGCCGGTTACGAACATGTATGAGACGGTCATCTGGGTCGCCTTGGTGGCCGCCGTCCTGTCGTTCATCTTCGAGCTGATCTACCGTCGCACCTTCTCGGCCGTGGCGGGGGCCGCCGTGGCCCTGCTCGGGACGATCACCGCGCTCAACGTGCCGCTCCTCGACCCCAGCATCAAGAGCCTCCAGCCGGTACTGCGGAGCAACCTCTGGCTGACGATCCACGTCCTGACGGAGGTCTCCAGCTACGCGGCGTTCGGCCTGGCCTGGGCGCTCGGTCTGATCGCGACGATCTACTACCTGACCGCCACCTACCGGCGTTCGCCCTCGTACGGAGAGCTGGCCTCGCCGCTCGTCCCGGCCTTCCCGCTGTTCACGGTGGGCCTCGGCGGGATGCTCGCCGGCTACGGGATGTTCGGCCCGTCGTGGGTCGTCCCCGACGGCCTCTTCTACGTCTTCGCCGCGATGGCCGCGATCGGCGGCATGGCCTCGCTGGGAGCCGTTCTCTCCGTCGTCGGCGAGTTCCTCAACCAGATCTCCTGGAACGGCGAAATCCTCGACCTGCCGGCCCTCAGCGGCGGGGCCCCCGAGCCGGCCGTCGCCGAGGCGCCCAAGGCCCGTCCCTCCGTTGAGGAGATCGTCGCCTCGGCCGCCCCCGCCAAGCTCGACCTCCGCGGCCTGGCCATGCAGCGGACCGCGGCCACGATCAAGCCGCTGGCCAACTTCATCTACCGCGCCATGCAGGTCGGCGTCCTGTTGATCGCGGCCGGGACGATCCTCGGCGGCGTCTGGGCGGATTACTCCTGGGGCCGGTTCTGGGGATGGGACCCGAAGGAGGTCTGGGCGCTCATCACCCTGCTGGTTTACCTCGTCCCGCTCCACGGGCGGTTCGCCGGCTGGGTGAGCATGTTCGGCCTGGTCTTCGCCTCGGTCGTCTGCTTCCTGTCCGTCGTCATGGCCTGGTACGGCGTGAACTTCGTGCTGGGCGTCGGCCTGCACAGCTACGGCTTCGTCGAGGGAGG comes from the Paludisphaera rhizosphaerae genome and includes:
- a CDS encoding cytochrome c biogenesis protein; its protein translation is MYETVIWVALVAAVLSFIFELIYRRTFSAVAGAAVALLGTITALNVPLLDPSIKSLQPVLRSNLWLTIHVLTEVSSYAAFGLAWALGLIATIYYLTATYRRSPSYGELASPLVPAFPLFTVGLGGMLAGYGMFGPSWVVPDGLFYVFAAMAAIGGMASLGAVLSVVGEFLNQISWNGEILDLPALSGGAPEPAVAEAPKARPSVEEIVASAAPAKLDLRGLAMQRTAATIKPLANFIYRAMQVGVLLIAAGTILGGVWADYSWGRFWGWDPKEVWALITLLVYLVPLHGRFAGWVSMFGLVFASVVCFLSVVMAWYGVNFVLGVGLHSYGFVEGGSQGAMGVILCSIMALPLAAWWRRRLGQLRAAV